Genomic window (uncultured Hyphomonas sp.):
CCTCTGCCGTCATACTTTTCATTAGGCCAAACGCTCCGGTCGGTGGCCCGCTGAAGAACCTTTTGACCAAAACTTCGAACGGTATCTGAGCGCTTTGCGGTCTCAAAAACAATCCAGACATGATAGCCGTGACCTCCACCGGATCGCACTACAAAGTAGGGGATATTGCTATCTTGGAGAACATCGCAAACGGCTGCCACTCGACCTGCAATAATTGACTCGCTGGTCTTTTTCTCATGGTCGTCGAAATCAAAGACGAGAAAGTGAGTCTTTTCTTTGTCGGGGAGCATCAAGCCACCGATGCAGTTTTCGTCACCGCGGATATGTTCATCAATTAATTCTGACGTAATCGGGCCTTTGCGATCGAAATATCCAAACTTGCTGGTCTTCCGATTAAAGTCACGCCGCTTATGCTTCGTTTGGTCCATAAGCGCGGCAATCTCTAAGAGCCACTTGTAATCACTCATTTTGGTTTTCCTAGCCTTCGCTGGAAACACCTTGAGAAGAAGTTGTTGTGTTCCAGAAACACCACTAAATTGATCCAATAGTCACTCCGGCCACGGAAGACTTGGTGTAACTTCTTGCCCCGAGGCGGTTCACAGGCGCCTTGGGGTTTTAGTTAGTTTCAACGGTTTGCTGGCTAAGCCACGAATTCAGGTCTGAGCGGCGATACCGCACGCAGCGTGGCCCAATCCGAACGAACGGTGGGCCCCTTCGTATCGTGCGCCAGTGCTCCAGCGTAGTCGTACTTAGACCGAGGAAAAGGGCGGCCTGCTCAGTATTCAATAGATCGGCTTCCATAACGGACTCCTTGATCGTTTGCACGATCCCGACCGGCGATGTCCGTTGCTCAGTTACTGTGGGCGATCGTCCGCATTCCGCGGGTGCCCGTAGCGTTTGGTGCTACTTCCCCCTCGTCTAAAGCCGTCACGAACCGCGCGAGGAGAGCGACCCGATATGCGAGAGCGCAGCGCCATGCTGCACAATTGGCAACTAGTAGATCTGATGGCTCGTTACAAGAGTGGACTACTATCTTTCCTCAAATTTCCCGTTTGTCGGGCTGCAAACGCTGGCTCAGCTCTTGGGTGACCGCTTGCATAGACGTGCGAAGAAATTCCAAGTTCGGGCGCACATAGCGCTGCCCGGTTATGCTTTTGGAAGAGTGATTCAACAATCTACTTACCACTTCCTCTGGAATTCCCGCTTCTACCGCAGTCGTGGCAAACGTGTGACGCAACGAATGAAGCGTACCGGGAACACTTTGGTGATCCCAGGCCACGATGTGACCGGATTTGCTTGCTGCAGGAAACACCCAACGAGCGTCTAGGCCGCGTACAGATTCAAGGATTTGATGGTGATCGTCCACCAGTGGGAGCCAGAATTCTCGTCCGGACTTGGTGGTGGGAAAGTGGATCGCATCATCTATTCTGTGCCATTCGAGCTGCTCGATCTCTGATCTTCGTAAGCCCGTGAACAGGCCGAACAGATATGCGGTCCGGTGAACACTATTTTGCAGGTGCCCGACTGCTTCAGACCACTCAGAAAGATTGCGGATTGGCGCATTCAGTTTCTTTGCTTCGGGATACCATTCAATGCTGGTCGTTGGGGCTTCAGGTAGAGAATGATCCTGCTTTCTTGCATAGTTCCAAACGGTATTGAGAGCTTGCAGAATTTGGTTTGCGGCAGTTGGTCCGCGTCGCAGCAGTCTTTGATGCATATCACGACACATCATCGGGGTGATGTCTGACGTGCGTCTCTTGCCCCACTTTAGATCGTTGATGAT
Coding sequences:
- a CDS encoding integrase family protein, whose protein sequence is MPTANLTDRLLRTVPRPERGFIRYWDEKIKGFLVHVYKSKITFYYERNCHRHLIGTYPTVSVPLARETARELDFRLRRGFAKRIVQSDPPLVELVDQYCARPTLRSEKWKQFVRHAIINDLKWGKRRTSDITPMMCRDMHQRLLRRGPTAANQILQALNTVWNYARKQDHSLPEAPTTSIEWYPEAKKLNAPIRNLSEWSEAVGHLQNSVHRTAYLFGLFTGLRRSEIEQLEWHRIDDAIHFPTTKSGREFWLPLVDDHHQILESVRGLDARWVFPAASKSGHIVAWDHQSVPGTLHSLRHTFATTAVEAGIPEEVVSRLLNHSSKSITGQRYVRPNLEFLRTSMQAVTQELSQRLQPDKREI